A window from Apostichopus japonicus isolate 1M-3 chromosome 2, ASM3797524v1, whole genome shotgun sequence encodes these proteins:
- the LOC139984423 gene encoding uncharacterized protein yields the protein MEQGCGFMFKYGTECNENATLSETFGLARIETIVNASKVYGDTLHVDLETQLAENEYLKIYYHRNCVSRYTSKTNLAKYKNNVSAPPAKRLQRLLSVFDFMLHCLYCGQACEINKNPKNPQRWRPAYLCRSTHSVHCDKPYKEYLLEKCHSRNDHWANEVQSRIEGAVSDLHAVDARFHKDLMSLFVSNRCRLEDEKGTTEQPETDKALQFVIETLQADRSRIWNSVELFKEYQDSHGCALTRVRLIKELRKYFGNELVVLSTPGYASLIAFHKNAALMLKMVKDDEENDDIESNVSVLAKHVVKECKSLSYDKSKYQVHINKDVAAEYASSTVMRLLAALSSKLDTTLPALLIANIITDVITNNPTPPQVALGVLLGDSKKVVGHMYDYRITCSYDELLRFKTSAAVAASADTVRQGISDSEEGLIQVVADNFDTDISSPNGKLSTHSLAMIIMQTTHEDDTPTSETIPRLKKCEMAKPIADGQESECENFICQKTPPMSELQTSSLSSDILHHQDVSRKRAAENDFAFIQDVITIDKCPEFNGYNTKMCREQGHSLVPKTKIVYLPLIDKPPADAATMMTAMVKAKQISETAGQRYTILTLDQQLYRIALNVLWENQARFRNFYLRLGGMHLLMSYCGCIGTLMADTGIAEILSAAFGGVLKMLIGKKFPQNIRALRMLVEELLRPLFGKHNFQKMDDLLKELNALSARSKTSQLWVDCLIKPVFTILKYIRAEREADWALHLDTVNEMIPLFFAAGHTHYARYALYYLRTMERLPSDVCKHFKDGEHTMHHVSGLFNGIWSDMAIETTFMRYGHGRRGIVGITLKPETLKTWAYSLHTCNIVINDLDQMRDRDGPPAQTHHKEEMPARIKADAQDRNLLHDKLELSIDPLDPEQHQDGLVNVVTGKVVVHPSVNVNNAVTLGENQMKTFKKSWPGGFHDTITKTVNTMAATRKHLKVGELKVFDTETIYARAMGLQSGPRSLDANSIMAHELSPYPTSMFDADGQMREAKTKASLKNAMKVEVSSRNAETGVEASFLDGCAIPWVVPWPTSGTVQDYLDRFRSYIQGRMKKTDVYLVFDRYKTDSTKDSTRQGRDKGASREYTLRCTTRLPPQKVMLTVTRNKMQLINLICEDMASHKDDFTQHKLVLTGSDPVPVEINSGVLIKRQDMKTTQEEADTIIVEQVVEAKAKKVLVVADDTDIFVLLLHFCCQGDIPASTIVLMVSPIQGRAVIDINATVDQHHELIPDLLAAHGLTGCDTVATYFGIGKAAALRVLRAGTEPLSYIGDTSCVLSEVITQATSFILACYGQTKCTSMT from the exons ATGGAGCAGGGCTGCGGCTTTATGTTCAAGTATGGCACTGAGTGTAACGAGAATGCAACGCTCTCAGAGACTTTTGGTCTGGCACGAATAGAAACGATTGTCAATGCGAGCAAAGTTTATGGGGACACTTTGCATGTAGATCTTGAAACACAGCTTGCTGAAAACGAGTACTTGAAGATTTATTACCACAGAAACTGTGTGTCTCGGTATACATCAAAAACCAACCTTGCCAAGTATAAGAACAATGTGAGTGCCCCGCCAGCCAAAAGACTACAACGCTTATTGTCAGTGTTTGACTTCATGCTCCATTGCCTGTACTGTGGCCAAGCCTgtgaaataaacaagaatccAAAGAATCCTCAAAGATGGAGACCAGCCTACCTGTGTCGTTCAACTCATAGTGTACACTGTGATAAGCCCTACAAAGAATATCTACTTGAAAAATGTCACTCTCGTAACGACCACTGGGCAAATGAAGTCCAAAGTCGCATTGAAGGTGCTGTCAGTGACTTGCATGCAGTTGATGCTCGCTTCCATAAGGACCTCATGAGCTTATTTGTGAGCAACCGGTGCCGTTTAGAGGATGAAAAAGGCACAACCGAACAGCCAGAGACAGACAAAGCCCTGCAGTTTGTGATAGAAACCCTACAGGCCGACAGAAGTCGAATTTGGAACTCAGTTGAACTCTTCAAGGAATACCAGGATAGTCACGGGTGTGCACTCACACGCGTCCGTCTCATAAAGGAGTTGCGAAAGTACTTTGGTAATGAACTTGTTGTCCTTTCAACTCCTGGTTATGCCAGCTTAATTGCATTCCACAAGAATGCTGCCCTGATGCTGAAGATGGTTAAGGACGATGAAGAGAATGATGACATTGAGAGTAACGTTAGCGTTTTGGCCAAGCATGTAGTGAAGGAGTGCAAGTCTTTATCCTATGACAAGTCAAAGTACCAAGTGCACATCAATAAGGATGTTGCTGCTGAGTACGCGTCTAGTACAGTGATGAGGTTACTGGCTGCTCTGTCCTCAAAGTTGGATACAACCTTACCAGCGCTGTTGATTGCCAACATTATCACAGACGTGATAACAAACAATCCAACTCCTCCACAAGTGGCACTTGGAGTACTTCTGGGGGACTCAAAGAAAGTTGTTGGTCATATGTACGACTATCGCATCACATGCAGCTATGATGAGTTACTGCGTTTTAAGACCTCAGCTGCTGTTGCTGCATCTGCTGATACTGTCAGACAGGGAATATCTGATTCTGAGGAGGGTCTTATCCAAGTTGTGGCTGACAACTTTGACACTGATATAAGTTCTCCAAATGGAAAGCTCTCCACGCACTCGTTGGCAATGATCATCATGCAAACGACCCATGAAGATGACACCCCAACAAGTGAAACCATTCCACGCCTAAAGAAGTGTGAAATGGCTAAGCCAATTGCAGATGGACAGGAAAGTGAATGTGAAAATTTCATATGTCAAAAAACCCCACCAATGTCAGAGCTCCAAACATCCTCACTCTCATCAGATATTCTACATCATCAGGATGTGTCACGGAAAAGAGCTGCTGAAAATGACTTTGCCTTTATTCAGGATGTTATCACCATTGACAAGTGTCCGGAATTCAATGGCTACAACACAAAGATGTGTCGAGAGCAAGGTCATTCGTTGGTACCCAagacaaaaattgtttacctaCCGCTCATTGATAAGCCTCCTGCTGATGCAGCAACAATGATGACAGCAATGGTCAAGGCAAAGCAGATATCAGAGACTGCTGGACAGAGATACACAATCCTCACGCTTGACCAACAACTATACCGCATCGCATTGAATGTTCTCTGGGAGAATCAAGCAAGGTTTCGTAACTTTTATCTGAGACTAGGTGGTATGCACTTATTGATGAGTTACTGTGGCTGCATTGGTACGCTGATGGCTGACACCGGGATAGCAGAAATACTAAGTGCTGCTTTCGGAGGTGTACTGAAAATGCTCATTGGCAAGAAGTTCCCACAAAATATAAGAGCCTTGAGGATGCTGGTAGAGGAACTTTTGCGACCTCTCTTTGGGAAGCATAACTTTCAAAAGATGGATGACCTGCTAAAGGAATTGAATGCTCTTTCTGCGAGAAGCAAAACATCACAGCTTTGGGTAGATTGCCTGATTAAACCTGTCTTCACCATCCTCAAATACATTCGTGCTGAGCGAGAGGCAGACTGGGCACTCCATCTTGATACTGTCAACGAAATGATACCTCTCTTCTTTGCAGCAGGACATACCCATTATGCCCGATATGCCCTGTACTACCTACGTACCATGGAACGACTTCCCAGTGACGTCTGCAAACACTTCAAGGACGGGGAGCACACAATGCACCACGTCTCAGGTTTGTTCAATGGCATATGGTCTGATATGGCCATTGAAACTACCTTCATGCGATATGGACATGGGCGCAGAGGTATAGTGGGCATCACCTTGAAACCCGAAACCCTGAAAACCTGGGCATACAGTCTGCATACATGCAATATAGTTATAAATGACTTAGACCAAATGAGGGACAGGGACGGTCCCCCTGCACAGACCCATCACAAGGAAGAGATGCCAGCCAGAATAAAAGCCGATGCCCAGGACAGGAATTTACTGCATGATAAATTAGAACTCAGCATTGATCCACTTGATCCAGAGCAGCACCAAGATGGACTAGTCAATGTGGTGACTGGAAAGGTTGTAGTCCATCCATCAGTCAATGTTAACAATGCTGTTACTCTGGGTGAAAACCAAATGAAGACATTCAAGAAAAGCTGGCCTGGTGGCTTTCATGATACCATAACCAAGACAGTGAATACGATGGCAGCCACCCGGAAACACCTCAAAGTAGGTGAGCTCAAAGTTTTTGACACGGAGACTATCTATGCTAGAGCCATGGGACTTCAGTCTGGCCCCCGTAGCCTAGATGCCAACAGCATCATGGCTCATGAACTTTCACCGTATCCTACTTCAATGTTTGATGCAGACGGCCAGATGCGTGAAGCCAAAACTAAGGCCAGCCTCAAGAATGCCATGAAAGTGGAGGTGTCAAGTAGAAATGCTGAGACGGGAGTAGAGGCATCATTCCTGGATGGTTGTGCTATACCATGGGTTGTACCATGGCCGACATCAGGCACAGTGCAAGACTATCTCGACCGATTCCGCAGCTACATACAGGGACGCATGAAGAAGACTGACGTATATCTTGTGTTTGACAG ATACAAAACAGACAGCACAAAGGACAGCACAAGGCAAGGACGGGACAAAGGAGCAAGCAGGGAGTATACTCTGCGATGCACCACGCGTCTGCCACCACAGAAGGTTATGCTGACTGTCACCAGAAACAAGATGCAACTCATCAACCTAATATGCGAGGACATGGCATCCCACAAAGATGACTTCACACAGCACAAGCTTGTTTTAACTGGAAGTGACCCTGTGCCAGTGGAGATAAATAGTGGGGTTCTTATCAAGCGTCAGGACATGAAAACAACGCAGGAGGAGGCTGATACCATAATTGTTGAACAAGTGGTAGAGGCGAAGGCTAAGAAAGTGCTTGTGGTGGCAGACGACACCGACATCTTTGTTCTTTTGCTTCACTTCTGTTGCCAAGGTGATATACCAGCTTCAACCATTGTGTTGATGGTATCGCCAATTCAAGGTCGTGCAGTGATTGATATCAATGCTACCGTTGACCAGCATCATGAACTCATCCCAGACCTGTTAGCAGCACATGGACTCACTGGTTGCGATACGGTGGCAACATACTTCGGAATCGGGAAGGCTGCAGCACTCAGAGTCCTGAGAGCTGGCACTGAACCCCTAAGCTACATAGGTGACACAAGTTGCGTTCTTTCGGAGGTCATCACACAGGCAACATCTTTCATTCTGGCCTGTTATGGCCAGACTAAATGTACGTCAATGACATAG
- the LOC139984578 gene encoding receptor-type tyrosine-protein phosphatase epsilon-like, producing the protein MDTLLDGIAAKGLPVGHCIDGVGRTGIFLVTKSEMERLKLEHRVDVFSTVRQLRGSNQHFIPTQDDYDLCHLLLKVDSPESTYGNI; encoded by the exons ATGGATACATTACTAGATGGCATTGCAGCAAAAGGACTTCCAGTTGGTCACTGCAT TGATGGTGTTGGAAGAACTGGCATATTCCTTGTAACCAAATCAGAGATGGAACGATTGAAACTAGAGCATAGAGTAGATGTGTTCAGTACAGTCAGGCAACTGAGAGGAAGTAACCAACATTTTATTCCTACACAG GATGATTACGATCTCTGTCATCTCCTATTGAAGGTGGATTCACCAGAGTCAACATATGGCAACATCTAA
- the LOC139984533 gene encoding uncharacterized protein isoform X2 has protein sequence MNVIAEVDGEDQENVKISWEVPTDDISCSSGVTVLTIFYASINLETLHEGKFTITDPSITSLTLTDLKSEGNYSIQMTLATSGGLPEYQAAPTVIHVSSDSLTVNWPPWDGVIGTPPVVEYRLFTKESESEDWPSTFITVNASDD, from the exons ATGAATGTTATTGCAGAAGTCGATGGAGAAGATcaggaaaatgtgaaaatatcttGGGag GTTCCCACTGATGACATATCATGTAGTTCTGGTGTGACTGTGTTAACTATATTCTATGCATCAATTAACTTGGAAACACTACACGAAGGCAAATTTACCATAACAGATCCTTCAATTACCTCATTGACGCTCACTGATCTCAAGTCAGAAGGGAATTACAGCATTCAAATGACGCTGGCAACAAGTGGAG GACTTCCAGAGTACCAAGCCGCTCCAACAGTCATTCATGTCAGCTCAGATTCACTAACAGTTAATTGGCCGCCATGGGATGGCGTCATTGGGACTCCTCCGGTGGTTGAATATAGATTATTTACCAAGGAGTCGGAGAGCGAAGACTGGCCGAGTACCTTTATAACAGTTAATGCGAGCGACGACTAA
- the LOC139984533 gene encoding uncharacterized protein isoform X1, which produces MNVIAEVDGEDQENVKISWEVPTDDISCSSGVTVLTIFYASINLETLHEGKFTITDPSITSLTLTDLKSEGNYSIQMTLATSGGESSSSNEIYYYVPRLPEYQAAPTVIHVSSDSLTVNWPPWDGVIGTPPVVEYRLFTKESESEDWPSTFITVNASDD; this is translated from the exons ATGAATGTTATTGCAGAAGTCGATGGAGAAGATcaggaaaatgtgaaaatatcttGGGag GTTCCCACTGATGACATATCATGTAGTTCTGGTGTGACTGTGTTAACTATATTCTATGCATCAATTAACTTGGAAACACTACACGAAGGCAAATTTACCATAACAGATCCTTCAATTACCTCATTGACGCTCACTGATCTCAAGTCAGAAGGGAATTACAGCATTCAAATGACGCTGGCAACAAGTGGAGGTGAAAGTTCTAgcagtaatgaaatttactACTATGTTCCAA GACTTCCAGAGTACCAAGCCGCTCCAACAGTCATTCATGTCAGCTCAGATTCACTAACAGTTAATTGGCCGCCATGGGATGGCGTCATTGGGACTCCTCCGGTGGTTGAATATAGATTATTTACCAAGGAGTCGGAGAGCGAAGACTGGCCGAGTACCTTTATAACAGTTAATGCGAGCGACGACTAA